In Bosea vestrisii, a single genomic region encodes these proteins:
- a CDS encoding crotonase/enoyl-CoA hydratase family protein codes for MPALVTYEVEDKIALIGLNRPDKRNAINDALLVELRDILNEAADTVDAAVLFGHGQNFSAGLDLAELAKRLTPEGQAPRKRRPRHLWHSTFDLLARGNFPVVCALHGATIGGGLELASAAHIRVAEEGTFFGLPEGQRGIFVGGGGTVRTQRIIGYPMMADMMLTGRILNAEEGRQCGLAQYVVPQGKALEKAKELARIIAGNVPQTNWMITNVLPRVNDLSHEDGLFMEYLNTSMTRPPEALNRLKDFLEKRAPALSRPK; via the coding sequence ATGCCTGCGCTCGTCACCTACGAAGTCGAAGACAAGATCGCGCTGATCGGGCTCAACCGGCCCGACAAGCGGAACGCCATCAACGATGCGCTGCTAGTCGAGCTGCGCGACATTCTGAACGAAGCCGCAGACACGGTCGATGCTGCGGTCCTGTTCGGTCACGGTCAGAACTTCTCTGCCGGGCTCGATCTCGCCGAGCTCGCCAAGCGCCTGACGCCGGAAGGACAGGCGCCTCGCAAGCGCCGGCCTCGCCATCTGTGGCATTCCACCTTTGACCTGCTGGCGCGCGGCAACTTCCCGGTAGTCTGCGCCCTGCACGGCGCGACGATAGGGGGTGGGCTCGAACTCGCTTCTGCAGCCCATATCCGGGTCGCTGAGGAAGGTACCTTCTTTGGTCTGCCCGAGGGGCAGCGCGGAATCTTCGTGGGCGGGGGCGGGACCGTCCGCACCCAGCGCATCATCGGGTACCCGATGATGGCCGATATGATGCTGACCGGGCGCATCCTGAACGCTGAGGAAGGGCGTCAGTGCGGCTTAGCGCAATACGTGGTGCCGCAGGGAAAAGCGCTTGAGAAAGCCAAGGAGCTTGCTCGGATCATCGCTGGCAACGTGCCGCAGACGAACTGGATGATCACCAACGTGCTGCCGCGGGTCAACGACTTGTCGCATGAGGACGGCCTATTCATGGAGTATCTGAACACCTCCATGACACGGCCCCCAGAAGCGCTGAACAGGCTCAAGGATTTCCTGGAGAAGAGAGCGCCGGCACTGTCGCGCCCGAAATAG